One genomic region from Candidatus Amarolinea dominans encodes:
- a CDS encoding nodulation protein, with amino-acid sequence MNILGICTEGPQSTGACLLIDGKLIAMAEEERFVRIKQAPGLLPSRASQYCLKAGGLKLSDIDAIAVSWDVAKYTDFMPRFYDDVERRYGDKGWLTYISEKQILQRFQPDYVQHRITASLIKGADRGQMRPVRYVGHHKTHAAAAFWSSGFDEATILTIDASGEEQCTVIWHGKGMEITQVESFDIPDSTGWMYAGLTEFLGFRPYSDEGSVMGLACYGAYDPEIAALFERIAPISPDGSYRIDPSYFFFGAHTYGDRYTDKLVHELGLPFKYGDDITPRQQNIAWAVQDRLEQIAVGLARRAVARTGCRTLCLAGGVALNCKMNRVILDSGAVDRLFIQPVSNDAGSALGAAQLVAAEMGDDPRFEQRLVHYGPDYSNAEIKAVLDGHKLRYEYLPNGRLERRAAARIAQGGIVGWFQGRMEAGPRALGSRSIIASPIGAAVKDRINEAVKYREPWRPFAPSIKAERIGDFVLNPIEAPFMILTFDVRPEVADQIAAVVHVDNTVRPQTVRAEDLPRWYRVIDEFEKLTGVPMILNTSFNVKGEPIVNTPQDAVRTFYGSGLDGLAIGDFWLEK; translated from the coding sequence ATGAATATCCTGGGAATTTGCACCGAAGGCCCACAGTCAACCGGGGCCTGTTTACTGATAGACGGCAAGCTGATCGCGATGGCCGAAGAAGAGCGTTTCGTGCGCATCAAGCAGGCGCCGGGCCTGCTGCCCAGCCGCGCCAGCCAATACTGTCTGAAGGCCGGTGGGCTGAAGCTGAGTGACATTGATGCGATTGCGGTATCGTGGGATGTTGCCAAGTACACCGATTTCATGCCTCGCTTCTATGACGATGTCGAGCGCCGCTACGGCGACAAAGGTTGGCTGACCTACATCAGCGAAAAACAGATTTTACAGCGCTTCCAGCCGGACTACGTGCAGCATCGCATCACCGCCAGTCTCATCAAGGGTGCGGACCGCGGCCAGATGCGGCCCGTTCGCTATGTGGGGCATCACAAGACCCACGCGGCCGCGGCCTTCTGGTCGTCCGGCTTCGATGAGGCGACCATCCTGACGATTGACGCCAGCGGCGAGGAGCAGTGTACGGTGATCTGGCACGGCAAGGGCATGGAAATCACGCAGGTCGAGAGCTTCGACATTCCTGATTCCACGGGCTGGATGTACGCGGGCCTGACCGAGTTCCTGGGTTTTCGGCCCTACTCGGACGAGGGCAGCGTGATGGGGCTGGCCTGCTACGGCGCGTACGATCCTGAGATCGCCGCACTCTTCGAGCGCATTGCGCCCATCTCCCCGGACGGTAGCTATCGGATTGATCCGAGCTACTTCTTCTTCGGCGCGCACACGTACGGCGACCGCTACACCGACAAGCTGGTGCATGAGCTGGGTCTGCCGTTCAAGTACGGGGATGACATCACGCCGCGTCAGCAGAACATCGCCTGGGCGGTGCAGGATCGCCTGGAGCAGATCGCGGTAGGACTGGCGCGCCGTGCCGTGGCGCGGACCGGCTGCCGCACGCTGTGCCTGGCCGGCGGCGTGGCCTTGAACTGCAAGATGAACCGCGTCATCCTGGACAGCGGCGCGGTGGATCGGCTCTTCATCCAGCCGGTGAGCAACGATGCCGGTTCGGCCCTGGGCGCGGCGCAGTTGGTGGCCGCGGAGATGGGCGACGACCCGCGCTTCGAGCAGCGCCTGGTGCATTACGGGCCAGACTACAGCAACGCCGAGATCAAGGCGGTGCTCGATGGACACAAGCTAAGGTACGAGTATCTGCCCAACGGCCGCCTGGAGCGCCGCGCCGCGGCGCGCATCGCGCAGGGCGGCATCGTGGGCTGGTTCCAGGGGCGCATGGAGGCCGGGCCGCGCGCGCTGGGCAGCCGTTCCATCATCGCCTCGCCCATTGGCGCGGCGGTCAAGGACAGGATCAACGAAGCGGTCAAATACCGCGAACCGTGGCGACCGTTCGCCCCCTCGATCAAGGCGGAGCGCATCGGCGATTTTGTGCTGAATCCCATCGAGGCGCCGTTCATGATCCTGACCTTCGACGTGCGCCCGGAAGTGGCCGATCAGATTGCCGCGGTGGTGCATGTGGACAACACCGTGCGTCCGCAGACCGTGCGCGCCGAGGACCTGCCGCGCTGGTACCGGGTGATTGACGAGTTCGAAAAGCTGACCGGCGTGCCGATGATTCTCAACACCAGTTTCAACGTCAAGGGCGAGCCGATTGTCAACACGCCGCAGGACGCGGTGCGCACCTTCTACGGCAGCGGCCTGGACGGCCTGGCAATCGGCGATTTCTGGCTGGAAAAGTAG
- a CDS encoding glycosyltransferase family 4 protein, translating to MNDRPHTIAFVDLAPRPGGSIVSLLLLAQGLAERRRLGDDPAPLYRLAVVLNAANPAVARFRDSGFFAGGVLTIGSRQGLGDDYPALVERARSSGPLARLRRLPAFLAAWQGAGALRRLLADTLPQARRLRNLLAPVQPDLVHLNDIVPVSRAGILAASWLQRPIVCHVRALDPLTWTDRWLTRRVDGFIYISQAVAEQQRQAGAQVRRGQVAPNAVNPDDFPPTLRSGAARQELGIAHDAFVVGSLGRLVTWKGHHVALTAFAAFARQCPTAHLLIVGAPDVAEPDLEQSLRRLAVELGIADRVTFAGQRDDVPQVMATLDVLCHCAIEPEPFGRVVIEGMASRRPVIASAAGGVLEIIESGVNGLLVPPGDSAALAAALTDLWQHPLEAARLAAAGRERVETHYTLAQHVAGVEAMYDDIWRETGRAWPGGTP from the coding sequence GTGAACGACCGTCCGCACACCATCGCCTTTGTTGACCTGGCCCCGCGCCCCGGCGGCTCGATCGTCAGCCTGCTGCTGCTGGCGCAGGGGCTGGCTGAACGTCGCCGCCTGGGAGATGACCCCGCGCCGCTCTACCGGCTGGCCGTGGTTCTCAACGCAGCCAACCCGGCCGTCGCCCGCTTTCGCGACAGCGGCTTCTTCGCTGGCGGCGTGCTCACCATCGGCTCGCGGCAGGGGCTGGGCGATGATTACCCCGCCCTGGTCGAGCGGGCGCGCAGCAGCGGCCCCCTGGCACGTCTGCGCCGGCTGCCGGCCTTCCTCGCGGCCTGGCAAGGCGCGGGCGCGCTGCGTCGCCTGCTGGCTGACACCTTGCCGCAGGCGCGGCGCCTGCGCAATCTGCTGGCCCCCGTGCAGCCTGACCTGGTGCATCTCAATGACATCGTGCCGGTCAGCCGGGCCGGTATCCTGGCCGCTTCCTGGCTGCAGCGCCCCATCGTCTGCCATGTGCGCGCCCTCGACCCGCTGACCTGGACCGACCGCTGGCTGACCCGGCGCGTAGACGGGTTCATCTACATCTCGCAGGCCGTGGCTGAGCAACAGCGCCAGGCAGGCGCGCAGGTGCGTCGCGGCCAGGTGGCGCCCAACGCCGTCAACCCCGACGATTTCCCGCCAACTTTACGCTCCGGCGCGGCGCGCCAGGAACTGGGCATTGCGCATGATGCCTTTGTGGTGGGCAGCCTGGGACGCCTGGTCACCTGGAAGGGCCATCACGTCGCCCTGACCGCGTTCGCCGCCTTCGCCCGCCAGTGCCCCACCGCGCACCTGCTCATCGTGGGCGCGCCGGACGTGGCCGAACCTGACCTGGAACAGAGCCTGCGCCGCCTGGCTGTGGAACTGGGCATCGCCGATCGCGTCACCTTCGCCGGGCAACGTGACGATGTGCCGCAGGTCATGGCGACGCTCGATGTCCTTTGCCACTGCGCCATCGAGCCGGAACCGTTCGGCCGCGTCGTCATCGAAGGCATGGCCAGCCGGCGCCCCGTCATCGCCAGTGCGGCCGGCGGCGTGCTGGAGATCATCGAGTCGGGTGTCAACGGGCTGCTGGTTCCCCCCGGCGATAGCGCCGCCCTGGCCGCGGCCTTGACCGACCTCTGGCAGCATCCCCTCGAAGCCGCTCGCCTGGCCGCGGCCGGCCGTGAGCGGGTCGAAACGCACTACACGCTCGCCCAACATGTGGCCGGCGTCGAAGCCATGTACGACGACATCTGGCGCGAGACTGGCCGCGCCTGGCCAGGTGGGACGCCATGA
- a CDS encoding O-antigen ligase family protein: protein MNAPARPFSPWWPWLQRTALAAGIVTLGLALGLTLWDAQRLPLTVALVAVAFALLLVTLDPLLGLAAWIAISPFAPFWNLDIHLGAGIPDLALARLAAGWAVILLLAQAARRRRRLALPNLLDVTLLLFGAAIVLSGLSSVYGASAGVQAAFDAYLLPFLAYVLARNLVQTPAAARLVLLTLVIIGAYLAFLVLQEQATGRVLFALDTVQFTYGTGLRRVVSLLGNPVFFGIPLAFSVVACLLLLTTEKRRLAQGLIVLLMLAFVVAAFYTYNRASWAGVALAVVVLSAFFGRLRRTLLPALVMLTLVGVLSWPILSQQPIIEERLADEASVEDRLNNVTVSLALWRQAPLFGIGYASFGLAALDQGLLPRIAKYVPAPHNSYLFVLTSGGLLALTPYLLSFAVIAFDLWRFGRRAPPGAAAPRVLHSMIAGGWAVLLIMLGTSLTYDVATGTLTSLMFYFFMGAVYGMAEHAAARA from the coding sequence ATGAACGCACCTGCCCGCCCATTTTCACCCTGGTGGCCGTGGCTGCAACGGACGGCCCTGGCTGCCGGCATCGTGACCCTGGGCCTGGCGCTTGGCCTCACCCTGTGGGATGCGCAACGTCTGCCGTTGACGGTGGCGCTGGTGGCGGTGGCCTTTGCCCTCTTGCTCGTCACGCTTGACCCGCTGCTCGGCCTGGCCGCCTGGATCGCCATCTCACCGTTCGCACCCTTCTGGAATCTCGACATTCACCTGGGCGCGGGCATCCCCGACCTGGCGTTGGCACGGCTGGCCGCCGGCTGGGCGGTGATCCTGCTCTTGGCGCAGGCCGCGCGGCGGCGCCGGCGTCTGGCGCTCCCCAACCTGCTCGATGTGACGCTGCTGCTCTTTGGCGCCGCCATCGTGCTTAGCGGCCTGTCCTCGGTCTACGGCGCCAGCGCCGGGGTACAGGCCGCGTTCGATGCCTACCTGCTGCCGTTTCTGGCCTACGTGTTGGCGCGCAACCTGGTGCAGACGCCGGCCGCGGCCCGCCTCGTTCTGCTGACCCTGGTCATCATCGGCGCCTACCTCGCTTTTCTTGTGCTGCAAGAACAGGCGACCGGCCGCGTCCTCTTTGCCCTGGACACGGTGCAGTTCACCTACGGCACCGGCCTGCGCCGCGTGGTCAGCCTGCTCGGCAACCCGGTCTTCTTCGGCATCCCGCTCGCCTTCAGCGTGGTGGCCTGCCTGCTGCTCCTGACGACCGAGAAGCGACGCCTGGCGCAGGGCCTGATCGTCCTGCTCATGCTGGCCTTTGTCGTCGCCGCTTTCTACACCTACAACCGCGCCAGTTGGGCCGGCGTGGCCCTGGCCGTGGTGGTACTTTCCGCCTTTTTTGGCCGTCTGCGCCGCACCTTGCTGCCGGCGCTGGTCATGCTGACGCTGGTGGGCGTCTTGAGTTGGCCAATCCTCAGTCAGCAGCCGATCATCGAAGAACGCCTGGCCGACGAGGCCTCAGTCGAGGATCGTCTCAACAACGTGACGGTGTCGCTGGCCCTCTGGCGACAGGCCCCGCTCTTCGGCATCGGCTATGCCAGCTTCGGCCTGGCCGCGCTCGACCAGGGCCTGCTGCCGCGCATCGCCAAGTACGTCCCCGCGCCGCACAACTCCTACCTCTTCGTCCTGACCTCCGGCGGCCTGCTGGCGCTGACCCCCTATCTCTTGAGCTTTGCCGTCATCGCGTTCGATCTCTGGCGCTTCGGTCGCCGCGCCCCGCCTGGCGCAGCCGCCCCGCGCGTCCTGCACAGCATGATCGCCGGGGGCTGGGCCGTCCTGCTCATCATGCTCGGCACCTCGCTGACCTACGATGTCGCGACCGGCACCCTGACCAGCCTGATGTTCTACTTTTTCATGGGAGCCGTCTATGGCATGGCTGAACATGCCGCCGCCCGCGCCTGA
- a CDS encoding glycosyltransferase family 4 protein, producing MAWLNMPPPAPDAAPCRVAMLGQYPADPTRIVGGVEAVVVTLARELASLPGMEIHVLSGSPAVSQITQEQHGRVTVHRVPEMRLGRLFLLRTDWWWLRRAIRSVAPDVVHAHSAGANVDAALSSGLPAVVTIHGVVAQEARLASQGGSLAGRLRWTFDRVYERYSLARAQNIIVISPYLLREFPWLARRGRITAIENPVDAAFFDIARTPAPATLLCPGRIISRKGILDLIHAFAQVAAADERVELRLAGEMGAEPAYGAACVQAVQAHGLHGRVHFLGSLSAAAMRAELTRCTAVALAAHQETAPVTIAEAMAAGCPVVATAVGGVPDMIEHGRTGLLSPAADINGLATNLRRVLDDPALALRLAAAARAEAAGRFHPLAVALRTRAVYQQVRQR from the coding sequence ATGGCATGGCTGAACATGCCGCCGCCCGCGCCTGACGCCGCGCCCTGCCGCGTCGCCATGCTGGGCCAGTACCCGGCCGATCCCACGCGCATCGTCGGCGGCGTCGAAGCCGTCGTCGTCACCCTGGCGCGGGAACTGGCCAGCCTGCCGGGCATGGAAATCCATGTGCTGAGCGGCAGCCCGGCCGTCAGCCAGATCACGCAGGAGCAGCACGGCCGGGTCACGGTTCATCGCGTCCCGGAAATGCGCCTGGGCCGCCTGTTCCTGCTGCGCACCGATTGGTGGTGGCTGCGCAGGGCCATCCGCAGCGTCGCGCCCGACGTGGTTCATGCGCACAGCGCCGGCGCCAACGTGGACGCCGCGCTCTCCAGCGGCCTGCCCGCCGTCGTCACCATTCATGGCGTCGTGGCGCAGGAGGCGCGGTTGGCCAGCCAGGGCGGCAGCCTGGCCGGCCGGCTGCGCTGGACGTTCGACCGCGTCTACGAGCGCTACAGCCTGGCGCGGGCGCAGAACATCATCGTCATCAGCCCCTATCTGCTGCGTGAATTCCCCTGGCTGGCGCGGCGCGGCCGCATCACCGCCATCGAGAACCCGGTGGACGCCGCCTTCTTTGACATCGCGCGCACGCCCGCGCCGGCCACCCTCCTCTGCCCCGGCCGCATCATCAGCCGCAAGGGCATCCTGGACCTCATTCACGCCTTTGCGCAGGTTGCCGCAGCCGATGAGCGCGTCGAACTGCGCCTGGCCGGCGAGATGGGCGCAGAGCCGGCGTATGGCGCAGCCTGCGTGCAGGCCGTGCAGGCGCATGGCCTGCACGGCCGCGTGCATTTCCTGGGCAGCCTGTCCGCCGCGGCCATGCGCGCCGAACTGACGCGCTGCACCGCAGTCGCCCTGGCCGCGCATCAGGAGACCGCGCCCGTCACCATCGCCGAGGCCATGGCGGCCGGCTGCCCGGTCGTCGCCACGGCCGTGGGCGGCGTGCCCGACATGATCGAGCACGGGCGCACCGGTCTGCTCTCGCCGGCCGCGGACATCAACGGCCTGGCGACCAATCTGCGCCGCGTGCTGGATGACCCGGCGCTGGCGCTGCGCCTGGCCGCGGCCGCCCGCGCCGAAGCGGCCGGCCGCTTTCATCCGCTGGCCGTGGCCCTGCGCACGCGGGCCGTTTATCAACAGGTGAGGCAGCGATGA
- a CDS encoding glycosyltransferase family 4 protein, with product MSAERLRLALATFYPARPDEVIGGIDSVAVNLVQGLAALPDLELHVVSTRPEVVHDVTYSANGVTFHALASPPQRLIPNLFANIGRVSRVLRAIQPDVVHAHNADYAVAALRLGLPTIYTVHGLAGRELRQPAPPQQRLALILLLALERLALRRAPHVAALSAFGEAYLRPHTAGQIHRVDNPVSTAFFALPPAAQSHRLIAIGSIVPLKGQLTLVAALALLHQQEPAVTLRCLGSIADRGYHAQVMQAIARHGLQEVISVTGLAPPADVVAALGDSAVLLHPSRHDHVPMAVAEAMAAGRPVVATRAGGIPGLVSDGVTGYLVPVGDAAALAGRTLALLRDADLRQTLGAQARQVALARFLPTVVAARYHSLYRLAAGSPSAPGR from the coding sequence ATGAGCGCCGAGCGCTTGCGCCTGGCGCTGGCAACGTTCTACCCGGCCCGGCCGGACGAGGTGATCGGCGGCATTGACAGCGTCGCGGTCAACCTGGTGCAGGGCCTGGCCGCGCTCCCCGACCTGGAACTGCACGTAGTTTCCACGCGGCCCGAAGTCGTGCATGATGTCACCTACAGCGCAAACGGCGTCACCTTTCATGCCCTGGCCTCCCCGCCGCAGCGCCTGATCCCCAACCTATTCGCCAACATTGGCCGGGTCAGCCGTGTGCTGCGTGCCATTCAGCCCGATGTCGTGCATGCCCACAATGCCGACTACGCGGTGGCGGCCCTGCGCCTCGGCCTGCCCACCATCTACACCGTGCATGGGCTGGCCGGCCGCGAACTGCGCCAGCCCGCGCCGCCGCAGCAGCGCCTGGCTCTGATCCTCCTGCTGGCGTTGGAACGCCTGGCCCTGCGCCGCGCCCCGCACGTGGCCGCGCTCAGCGCCTTTGGCGAAGCCTATCTGCGGCCGCACACGGCCGGCCAGATTCACCGCGTGGACAATCCGGTCTCGACCGCTTTCTTTGCCCTGCCGCCCGCGGCGCAGAGCCATCGCCTGATCGCCATCGGCAGCATCGTGCCGCTCAAGGGCCAACTCACCCTGGTGGCCGCGCTCGCGCTGCTGCACCAACAGGAGCCGGCCGTCACCCTGCGCTGCCTGGGCAGCATTGCCGACCGCGGCTACCATGCGCAGGTGATGCAGGCCATTGCCCGGCACGGCCTGCAGGAGGTCATCAGCGTGACCGGGCTGGCGCCGCCCGCAGACGTGGTCGCCGCGTTGGGCGACAGCGCCGTGCTCCTCCATCCCTCGCGGCACGATCATGTGCCGATGGCCGTCGCCGAAGCGATGGCGGCCGGCCGGCCGGTGGTTGCCACCCGCGCGGGCGGCATTCCCGGCCTGGTCAGCGATGGCGTCACCGGCTACCTGGTCCCGGTGGGCGACGCCGCAGCCCTGGCCGGCCGCACCCTGGCGCTGCTGCGTGACGCCGACCTGCGCCAGACCCTGGGCGCGCAGGCGCGCCAGGTTGCGCTGGCGCGATTTTTGCCAACCGTGGTCGCTGCCAGGTATCATTCCCTCTACCGGCTCGCCGCCGGCAGTCCATCAGCCCCCGGTCGGTGA
- a CDS encoding glycosyltransferase, which yields MRVLLVTNMYPSPRRPHFGTFVHDEVEALRGLGVEMDVLFADGQRHTSNYVAGMAAVLSRSLGRQRYDLVHAHYVLSGVLARCQLRWPLVLTLHGSEVAVGWTPPLSRALARLADWVIVTSPRVLDDLHMNLPHVAVIPCGIDLDLFTPGEQAAARAALGLPAERQLVVFVGEPRPEKQVHLLEGAVARLQAAGQPVDLVIASGQPHERVPLFMQAADVLGLTSSYEGSPMVIKEAMACNLPIVATDVGDVAGVIRDTAGCYLTAPTVESVADKLALALAFGGRTDGRSRIRHLSGAAAAQQVLAVYHEVLR from the coding sequence ATGCGCGTTCTTTTGGTGACCAACATGTACCCCTCGCCCCGCCGGCCCCACTTCGGCACCTTTGTGCATGACGAAGTGGAAGCCCTGCGCGGTCTGGGCGTGGAGATGGATGTCCTCTTCGCCGACGGCCAGCGCCACACCTCGAATTACGTGGCCGGCATGGCCGCCGTCTTAAGCCGCAGCCTGGGCCGCCAGCGCTATGACCTGGTGCATGCGCACTACGTCCTGAGCGGGGTGCTGGCGCGCTGTCAGCTCCGCTGGCCGCTGGTGTTGACCCTGCACGGCAGTGAAGTGGCCGTGGGCTGGACGCCGCCCCTCTCGCGCGCGCTGGCGCGTCTGGCTGACTGGGTTATCGTCACCTCCCCGCGGGTCCTCGATGATCTGCACATGAACCTGCCGCACGTGGCGGTCATTCCCTGCGGCATTGATCTCGATCTGTTCACGCCAGGCGAGCAGGCGGCTGCGCGCGCCGCCCTGGGCCTGCCGGCGGAGCGTCAACTGGTGGTCTTCGTCGGCGAGCCGCGGCCGGAGAAGCAGGTACATCTGCTCGAGGGCGCCGTGGCCCGCTTGCAGGCCGCCGGGCAGCCGGTTGACCTGGTGATCGCCAGCGGGCAGCCGCACGAACGGGTGCCGCTCTTCATGCAGGCGGCCGACGTGCTGGGCCTCACCTCCAGCTACGAAGGTTCGCCCATGGTCATCAAGGAGGCGATGGCCTGCAACCTGCCGATCGTCGCCACCGATGTGGGCGACGTGGCGGGGGTGATTCGCGACACGGCCGGCTGCTACCTGACCGCGCCGACGGTGGAGAGCGTGGCCGACAAGCTGGCGCTGGCGCTGGCCTTTGGCGGCCGCACCGACGGTCGCAGCCGCATCCGCCATCTATCGGGCGCGGCGGCCGCTCAGCAGGTGCTCGCGGTTTATCATGAGGTGCTGCGATGA
- a CDS encoding polysaccharide deacetylase family protein produces MIQPLDAGVLAHLLRSKGLWHVPRRFALLLARLGPTPARFTAALDAIVEVLARHGAPASFPTTAVALARHPLPLQRLAALGIEVAVHSYHHVDLSQRSPASQRDQVIRARQAFAQHHVPAVGFRAPYLRWNHDLLRLLFSQGFTYDSSTCALWPVLSPEQLAAPVIQTVLDFYCPLDAGRAPVLPYLLPEGLVEIPVSLPDDEMLVDRLGLAAADMAAIWRAMLTASHQAGELLVLQLHPERGRGGAPALDAVLTAARALQPAVWITTLAEVAEWWKIRPQCQIHLQGQGDGRWEVSMNAPVAARVLAQGPLIVETVAGNIHAAPLTSRWPHVTDVTAESFVVRSDLRPFIGLAPGSAQELLGFLRQQGYVVEISPERALYPVYFDWETFDLATQARTAVQRVEAPDVPLLRFSRWPDAARSALVVSGDIDSLTFWDYLWRLSES; encoded by the coding sequence GTGATACAACCGTTGGACGCTGGCGTACTTGCCCATCTGCTCCGATCCAAAGGCCTCTGGCATGTGCCGCGGCGCTTTGCCCTGCTGCTGGCGCGGCTGGGGCCAACCCCGGCCCGCTTCACCGCCGCGCTCGACGCGATCGTCGAGGTCCTGGCGCGGCACGGCGCGCCGGCCAGCTTTCCAACCACGGCCGTGGCCCTGGCGCGGCACCCGTTGCCTCTGCAGCGCCTGGCCGCGTTAGGGATCGAAGTGGCTGTCCACAGTTACCATCACGTGGATCTGAGCCAGCGGTCACCGGCCAGCCAGCGCGATCAGGTGATCAGAGCGCGCCAGGCCTTCGCACAGCATCACGTGCCGGCCGTCGGCTTCCGGGCGCCCTATCTGCGCTGGAACCACGATCTGCTGCGCCTGCTGTTTTCCCAGGGCTTCACCTACGACAGCAGCACCTGCGCCCTGTGGCCCGTCTTGTCGCCAGAACAGCTCGCAGCGCCGGTCATCCAGACCGTGCTCGATTTCTATTGCCCGCTGGACGCCGGCCGCGCGCCGGTTCTGCCCTATCTGCTGCCCGAAGGATTGGTGGAAATTCCCGTCTCGCTGCCCGATGACGAGATGCTGGTGGATCGGCTGGGTTTGGCCGCGGCCGACATGGCAGCCATCTGGCGCGCCATGTTGACGGCCAGCCATCAGGCCGGTGAACTGCTGGTGTTGCAACTGCACCCCGAACGCGGACGCGGGGGTGCGCCGGCGCTGGACGCCGTGCTGACCGCCGCGCGGGCCTTACAGCCGGCCGTTTGGATCACCACCCTGGCCGAGGTGGCAGAATGGTGGAAGATTCGCCCGCAGTGCCAGATTCACCTGCAGGGCCAGGGCGACGGTCGCTGGGAGGTCAGCATGAACGCGCCCGTCGCGGCGCGGGTGCTGGCGCAAGGGCCTTTGATCGTTGAAACCGTCGCGGGCAACATCCACGCTGCGCCGCTGACTTCCCGCTGGCCGCACGTCACGGACGTGACCGCGGAATCGTTCGTCGTACGCAGCGATTTGCGCCCATTTATCGGCCTGGCCCCTGGCAGCGCGCAGGAACTGCTGGGCTTCTTGCGCCAGCAAGGCTATGTCGTGGAGATCAGCCCGGAACGGGCGCTCTACCCGGTTTACTTCGACTGGGAAACCTTCGACCTGGCGACGCAGGCGCGGACGGCCGTGCAGAGGGTGGAGGCGCCAGATGTGCCGTTGCTGCGCTTCAGCCGCTGGCCGGACGCAGCCCGCAGTGCGCTGGTGGTCAGCGGAGATATTGATTCACTGACGTTTTGGGACTATTTGTGGCGCCTGTCCGAAAGCTGA
- a CDS encoding GNAT family N-acetyltransferase, translating into MTFIMTGQPERAAWQRFVAGHPDGNIFHTPAFDDVAAGTEGWASRPLAAVDRASGELMALWPAVHTTVLGGLLRPLTTRAVLFGGMLVAPEPAGQDALDALLAVVNRRAWGRSLFTELRHQADVMAWQARLEAAHFRWEPHLNFLIDLRQSEEALWNGLSSSARRNVRTAQKKGVSALTVSDQAGVETFYGLLRKVYGHAGVYLTDLSLFRRAFEVLGPLGQFQIVLAMADGVAIGGRASLLYKGRLLDWYAGADREAARLYPNDFLVWHLLQWGHAQGFSVFDFGGAGHPDKPYGVRDFKERFGGQLVNYGRSVKIHAPWYGLAVKAYEIYRKWIIQA; encoded by the coding sequence TTGACATTCATCATGACCGGGCAGCCCGAACGGGCGGCCTGGCAGCGCTTCGTGGCCGGCCATCCCGACGGCAACATCTTTCACACCCCGGCCTTCGACGATGTGGCGGCGGGTACAGAGGGCTGGGCCTCGCGACCGTTGGCCGCGGTGGACCGTGCCAGCGGCGAACTCATGGCCCTGTGGCCTGCCGTCCACACCACGGTGTTGGGCGGCCTCCTGCGGCCGCTGACCACGCGCGCGGTGCTTTTTGGCGGCATGTTGGTTGCACCTGAACCTGCGGGGCAAGACGCCCTGGACGCCTTGCTGGCGGTGGTCAACCGCCGGGCCTGGGGGCGCTCCCTCTTCACCGAGCTGCGACATCAGGCGGATGTGATGGCCTGGCAGGCGCGGCTGGAGGCGGCCCATTTTCGCTGGGAGCCGCACCTGAACTTCCTGATTGACCTGCGGCAGTCGGAAGAGGCGCTGTGGAACGGACTGAGCAGCAGCGCGCGGCGCAATGTGCGCACCGCGCAGAAAAAAGGCGTCAGCGCGCTGACGGTCAGCGACCAGGCGGGGGTCGAGACATTCTACGGCCTGCTGCGCAAGGTGTATGGACATGCTGGCGTGTATCTGACCGATCTTTCGCTCTTTCGGCGGGCGTTCGAGGTGCTCGGCCCGTTGGGTCAGTTCCAGATTGTGCTGGCGATGGCTGACGGTGTCGCCATCGGTGGGCGGGCATCATTGCTTTACAAGGGCCGTCTGCTCGATTGGTATGCCGGCGCCGACCGTGAGGCTGCGCGCCTCTACCCGAACGATTTTCTGGTCTGGCATCTCCTGCAATGGGGCCACGCGCAGGGGTTCAGCGTTTTTGATTTTGGCGGCGCCGGGCATCCCGATAAGCCGTATGGCGTGCGTGATTTCAAGGAACGCTTCGGCGGTCAGTTGGTGAATTATGGACGCAGTGTCAAGATTCATGCGCCCTGGTACGGCCTGGCGGTCAAGGCCTATGAGATTTATCGGAAATGGATCATCCAAGCATGA
- a CDS encoding N-acetyltransferase — protein MTQASSHDAPLPAPFIHPTAQVSPQATLGAGTTVWNWVQIREGARLGEQCIIAKGVYIDYGVQIGSRVKIQNQVSVYHGVTLEDGVFVGPHVCFTNDRLPRAINADGTLKRDSDWAVTPTLVRSGASLGANSVILPGVTVGRWALVGAGAVVTHDVPDHGLVLGNPARLVGYVCHCANRLTVANSVGVCPACGREIELPDWQENLC, from the coding sequence ATGACACAGGCAAGCAGCCACGATGCGCCCCTGCCGGCGCCATTCATTCACCCCACGGCCCAGGTGTCGCCCCAGGCCACCCTGGGCGCAGGCACCACCGTGTGGAACTGGGTGCAGATACGTGAGGGCGCGCGGCTGGGCGAGCAGTGCATCATCGCCAAAGGGGTCTATATTGACTACGGCGTGCAGATCGGCAGCCGCGTCAAGATTCAGAACCAGGTGTCAGTCTATCACGGCGTCACCCTGGAAGATGGCGTTTTTGTGGGGCCGCATGTCTGCTTCACCAACGACCGCCTGCCGCGGGCCATCAACGCGGATGGGACGTTGAAACGTGACAGCGACTGGGCCGTGACACCGACCCTGGTGCGCAGCGGGGCTTCGCTGGGCGCCAACAGCGTCATCTTGCCGGGCGTTACCGTGGGGCGCTGGGCGCTGGTCGGCGCCGGCGCGGTCGTCACCCATGACGTGCCCGATCATGGGCTGGTGCTGGGCAATCCGGCCCGCCTGGTCGGCTATGTTTGCCACTGCGCCAACCGTCTGACCGTCGCCAATTCCGTCGGAGTGTGCCCGGCGTGCGGCCGGGAAATTGAACTCCCCGATTGGCAGGAGAATCTATGCTGA